A stretch of DNA from Promicromonospora sukumoe:
GATCACGGTGTACTGCGAGCAGGACGGGTAGTACTTGCAGCTCGGAGGGCTCATCGGGCTGATGAACGCCTGGTAGAAGCGGACCATCCCCACAAGGAGGGTCACCGGGAGCCGGCCGATCAGCGACGGCTCACGCGTCGGTGCCTCACCCTCGGGTGCGGGGATGGT
This window harbors:
- the yidD gene encoding membrane protein insertion efficiency factor YidD, which gives rise to MTTIPAPEGEAPTREPSLIGRLPVTLLVGMVRFYQAFISPMSPPSCKYYPSCSQYTVIALRRHGALRGLGLALWRLLRCNPWSLGGVDDVPPARGTHTHTEG